The following coding sequences lie in one Acidobacteriota bacterium genomic window:
- a CDS encoding alginate export family protein, with protein MLRNLAAPSFLGRALSVTLLLLLTSSVPLAGEAPDTEFSYSLRLRHELFDTPAGNPAADRSFDFGNGRLRLVGDIAWERVEIHGVLQGAASFGLPENGAFGIGPVYTAANGGETDPDQFGLAELSVAFVGDEYEVRAGRQRSTAGFETKTGVQHLDGIKKRRLAERLVGNWDWVNVGRRYDGLSAFWESDTVHLAGYAYRPLAGGVNYEDAFDQLDDLTVVGATVTGKYGGWLPSSELRFYGIQYEDDRPGARAASGGELSITTLGASALWGGDDRDLLIWSAFQSGDWGVSDHQAFAFLVEGGRKLALEKVTWTLRAGLAQASGGAGDDHETFFNLLPTNHKFYGSLDYSAFQNLRDVYLEGLVTTGGPWKLRLAGHLFELVDRDDAWYGGSGAFDEARLGFAARRPGGGSFRGENIGSELDLDFSYKLPKGFTLAAGGGFFFGGDAAEEILVEEADGSWAYLQVSWSGKLGGD; from the coding sequence ATGCTGCGCAACCTAGCTGCCCCGAGCTTCCTTGGACGAGCCCTTTCGGTGACCCTCTTGCTGCTGCTCACCTCTTCGGTGCCGCTGGCTGGGGAGGCACCGGACACCGAGTTCTCCTACTCCCTGCGTCTGCGCCACGAGCTGTTCGATACACCGGCCGGTAATCCGGCGGCGGACCGCAGCTTCGACTTCGGAAATGGCAGGCTCCGGCTGGTGGGCGACATCGCCTGGGAACGGGTGGAGATCCACGGTGTCTTGCAGGGAGCCGCTAGCTTCGGTCTGCCGGAGAACGGTGCTTTCGGTATCGGACCGGTCTACACCGCGGCCAATGGCGGTGAGACCGATCCCGACCAGTTCGGTTTGGCCGAGCTTTCCGTTGCCTTCGTCGGCGACGAGTACGAGGTGCGTGCCGGCCGTCAGCGCTCGACGGCGGGATTCGAGACCAAGACCGGAGTTCAGCACCTCGACGGCATCAAGAAGCGGCGGCTGGCGGAACGCTTGGTGGGCAACTGGGATTGGGTCAACGTCGGTCGACGCTACGACGGCCTCTCCGCCTTCTGGGAGAGCGACACCGTGCATCTGGCGGGCTACGCCTATCGGCCGCTGGCGGGCGGCGTCAACTACGAGGACGCCTTCGATCAGCTCGACGACCTCACCGTGGTCGGTGCCACCGTCACCGGCAAGTACGGCGGTTGGTTGCCGTCCAGCGAGCTGCGCTTCTATGGCATCCAGTACGAAGACGATCGGCCCGGGGCTCGCGCCGCCAGCGGTGGTGAGCTCTCGATCACCACCTTGGGAGCCAGTGCTCTGTGGGGTGGCGATGATCGCGACCTGTTGATCTGGAGCGCTTTCCAGAGCGGTGATTGGGGGGTGAGCGATCACCAGGCCTTTGCTTTCCTGGTGGAAGGCGGGCGCAAGCTGGCGCTCGAGAAGGTCACCTGGACTCTGCGCGCTGGTCTGGCGCAGGCTTCCGGTGGTGCCGGTGACGATCACGAGACCTTCTTCAATCTTCTGCCGACGAACCACAAGTTCTACGGCTCCCTCGACTACAGCGCCTTCCAGAATCTGCGGGATGTCTATCTCGAGGGCCTGGTCACTACGGGTGGACCCTGGAAGCTGCGCCTCGCCGGTCACCTCTTTGAGCTGGTCGATCGCGACGACGCCTGGTATGGCGGTTCCGGGGCCTTCGACGAAGCCCGCCTGGGCTTTGCCGCCCGTCGTCCCGGGGGCGGTAGCTTCCGCGGTGAAAACATCGGCTCGGAGCTCGATCTCGACTTTTCCTACAAGCTACCCAAGGGCTTCACGTTGGCGGCCGGCGGTGGCTTCTTCTTCGGTGGCGATGCTGCCGAGGAGATTCTGGTGGAGGAGGCCGACGGCTCCTGGGCTTACCTCCAGGTGTCCTGGTCCGGCAAGCTCGGCGGCGACTGA
- a CDS encoding cytochrome C oxidase subunit IV family protein, translated as MSHHVVSRKVYLAIFLALMVLTVVTVAVAFVDLGVFNDIVMLTIAVTKAVLVILYFMHVKYSGKLTALTVIAGFFFFVVMILLIMMDYWTRGFVT; from the coding sequence ATGTCTCACCATGTGGTCTCTCGCAAGGTCTATCTGGCCATCTTTCTGGCCCTGATGGTGCTCACGGTGGTCACCGTGGCGGTGGCTTTCGTCGATCTCGGCGTTTTCAATGACATCGTCATGTTGACCATCGCGGTCACCAAGGCGGTGTTGGTGATCCTGTACTTCATGCACGTCAAGTACAGCGGCAAGCTGACGGCACTGACGGTGATAGCGGGCTTCTTCTTCTTTGTGGTCATGATCCTGCTGATCATGATGGACTACTGGACCCGTGGCTTCGTGACCTGA
- a CDS encoding MarR family transcriptional regulator produces MGNSLRREIQQSKPFSSLEEEVFLALLRTAGVLEQAVAVRLKACGLTTTQYNVLRILRGSEPEPLTCGEVGKRMVTPVPDVTRLVDRLERSGLARRERAQTDRRIVMVRITATGLEVLEDLDGPVDDWLRDLLGHLSRDELARLNQLLESARSCL; encoded by the coding sequence GTGGGCAATAGCTTGCGGCGGGAGATTCAACAGAGTAAGCCGTTCAGTAGCCTCGAGGAGGAGGTCTTTCTGGCCTTGCTGCGCACTGCCGGCGTGCTCGAGCAGGCGGTGGCTGTTCGCCTCAAGGCCTGCGGTCTCACCACCACCCAGTACAACGTCCTGCGAATCTTGCGCGGCAGCGAGCCGGAGCCCTTGACCTGCGGCGAGGTCGGCAAGCGCATGGTGACGCCGGTGCCGGACGTCACCCGGTTGGTGGATCGATTGGAGCGTTCGGGCCTGGCCCGTCGGGAAAGGGCACAGACCGACCGACGGATCGTCATGGTGCGCATTACGGCGACCGGCCTCGAGGTGCTGGAGGATCTCGATGGGCCGGTCGACGATTGGCTGAGGGACCTCCTCGGTCACCTCTCTCGGGACGAGCTCGCTCGCCTCAACCAGCTGCTGGAGTCGGCCCGATCCTGTCTGTGA
- a CDS encoding cytochrome c oxidase subunit 3 family protein produces the protein MSDSASMLAHHFDDLDQQREASSLGMWLFLVTEIMFFGVLFCAYLIYRGANFAAFAEASHSLDIGLGAFNTAVLIGSSLTMALAVWSAQVGRRKATVWFLVLTIILGSVFLGVKVIEYSAKFEHHHVPGATFDWHAPYGDPVNQDGAEMFFNLYFAMTGLHAIHMVIGIAILAVLIIPAWQGKFTPEWHNPMECLGLYWHFVDIVWIFLFPLLYLIGRH, from the coding sequence GTGTCTGATTCCGCTTCGATGCTGGCGCATCATTTCGACGACCTCGATCAGCAGCGGGAGGCTTCCTCCCTCGGCATGTGGCTGTTCCTGGTCACTGAGATCATGTTCTTCGGCGTGCTCTTCTGCGCCTACTTGATCTACCGGGGCGCCAACTTCGCGGCCTTCGCCGAAGCCAGCCACTCCCTCGATATCGGACTCGGGGCCTTCAATACGGCGGTTCTCATCGGCAGCAGCCTCACCATGGCACTGGCGGTTTGGTCGGCGCAGGTGGGGCGGCGCAAGGCGACGGTTTGGTTTCTGGTGTTGACCATCATCCTGGGATCCGTCTTCCTCGGCGTCAAGGTGATCGAGTACAGCGCCAAGTTCGAGCATCACCACGTTCCCGGTGCGACCTTCGACTGGCATGCTCCCTACGGCGACCCGGTCAATCAAGATGGCGCCGAAATGTTTTTCAACCTCTACTTCGCGATGACCGGGCTGCATGCGATCCACATGGTGATCGGCATCGCGATCTTGGCCGTGCTGATCATTCCGGCCTGGCAGGGGAAGTTCACTCCCGAGTGGCACAACCCGATGGAGTGTCTCGGCCTCTATTGGCACTTTGTCGATATCGTTTGGATCTTCCTCTTCCCCTTGCTCTACCTGATCGGGCGCCACTGA